In the genome of Desulfofarcimen acetoxidans DSM 771, one region contains:
- the spoVAC gene encoding stage V sporulation protein AC — MSNQKLKKLTMVQQEYKKFAQIREPQRPVLMNCARAFLVGGTICVFGQLIQGFFVNHFGFTQKTAGNPTVAVLILISVILTALGVYDHIAQWAGAGTAVPVTGFANSIAAAAIEHRSEGFVLGVGGNMFKLAGSVIVFGVFAAFVIALIKTLLTMLGGA, encoded by the coding sequence TTGTCAAATCAGAAATTAAAGAAATTAACAATGGTTCAACAGGAATATAAAAAGTTTGCCCAAATTAGAGAGCCTCAGAGACCGGTGTTGATGAATTGCGCTCGGGCTTTTCTGGTGGGTGGCACTATTTGTGTCTTTGGACAACTTATTCAAGGTTTTTTTGTCAACCACTTTGGTTTCACTCAAAAAACTGCGGGTAATCCTACTGTAGCCGTACTCATTCTAATCTCAGTAATTCTTACTGCCCTGGGAGTATATGATCATATTGCACAGTGGGCGGGTGCCGGTACTGCCGTACCTGTAACAGGCTTCGCCAATTCCATAGCTGCGGCAGCCATTGAACACAGGAGTGAAGGATTTGTTCTGGGTGTAGGCGGCAATATGTTTAAATTGGCCGGTTCCGTGATTGTTTTTGGAGTTTTTGCCGCCTTTGTGATTGCTTTGATAAAAACACTGCTTACCATGCTGGGAGGAGCCTGA
- the htpG gene encoding molecular chaperone HtpG, with translation MSVNLESENSGSKQETREFQAEVKQLLDIVINSLYTDREIFLRELISNAADALEKFRYENIINKDVSDPDLPLHISIELDEKEKLLIISDTGIGMTGDELIENLGTIAHSGSKAFIKSMADNDKKDLNLIGQFGVGFYAAFMVARKVTVLTKSYQPEAQAYEWSSEGMGSYAVKTAGGITRGTRIILELKEDALDFIKPETVKRIIKQYSSFVAFPIFIGEEKVNTVEAIWTKNKNEIKDDEYNEFYKFIGNAYDEPFYRLHFNADAPLTINAILFVPKNNLEQVGFGNLEPGVNLYCRKVLIQQHSEGILPEWLRFVKGVVDSEEIPLNISRETMQDSALMAKLRKVLTGRFLKFLAEQAKSDPEKYSEFYKEFSRFLKEGATSDIVHRKDIVKLLRFESSKTEDGKYTSFEDYLSRMKEEQKYIYYINGPSREFIEAGPYLEMFKAKDIEVIYTHEAVDDFIMTHVGEFEGKKLISADQSELELPETEAELETGEDALDSDTIKALSEWLKQALGDKVSEVRESKRLVDSPAVLLNMDEFMTSSMQRVMQAVHKDYMHMGKKALEINPGHELIKRLSALREKDEEFARLAAEQIYDNALVSSGLFVDPRLMVSRMYRILERALQQ, from the coding sequence ATGTCTGTTAATCTTGAATCGGAAAATTCCGGATCCAAACAGGAGACCAGGGAGTTTCAAGCTGAGGTCAAACAACTTCTGGATATAGTGATTAATTCTTTATATACTGACCGGGAAATTTTTTTAAGAGAGCTTATTTCCAACGCAGCGGATGCTTTAGAAAAGTTCCGCTATGAAAACATTATCAATAAAGATGTAAGTGATCCTGATTTGCCCCTGCATATTTCTATTGAGTTAGATGAGAAGGAAAAGCTTCTGATAATTTCAGATACCGGTATTGGCATGACAGGTGATGAATTAATAGAAAACTTGGGTACTATAGCTCATTCCGGATCTAAGGCTTTCATTAAGTCTATGGCAGATAATGACAAAAAGGATCTCAATTTAATCGGCCAGTTTGGTGTCGGTTTTTATGCCGCTTTTATGGTGGCCAGGAAAGTTACCGTATTGACAAAGTCCTATCAACCTGAAGCACAGGCATATGAATGGTCTTCTGAGGGTATGGGCAGTTATGCTGTCAAAACAGCCGGCGGCATCACAAGGGGAACCAGAATAATATTGGAACTCAAAGAGGATGCCCTAGACTTTATCAAACCGGAAACCGTTAAGCGTATTATCAAGCAGTACTCCAGTTTTGTGGCCTTTCCGATTTTTATTGGTGAAGAGAAAGTTAATACCGTGGAGGCCATTTGGACAAAGAATAAGAATGAAATTAAAGATGATGAGTACAACGAATTCTACAAATTTATCGGCAATGCTTATGATGAACCTTTTTATCGACTGCACTTTAACGCCGATGCGCCTTTAACCATTAATGCCATATTATTTGTGCCAAAAAACAATTTGGAACAGGTTGGCTTTGGCAATTTGGAGCCGGGAGTAAATTTATACTGCCGCAAGGTTTTAATTCAGCAGCATTCGGAGGGAATTTTACCGGAATGGCTTCGTTTTGTCAAAGGTGTGGTGGACAGCGAGGAAATACCGCTGAACATATCTCGCGAGACCATGCAGGACAGTGCCCTGATGGCAAAGCTGCGCAAAGTGCTTACCGGCAGATTTTTAAAATTCCTGGCTGAGCAGGCCAAATCCGATCCGGAAAAATACTCTGAATTCTATAAAGAATTTAGCAGGTTTCTCAAAGAAGGTGCAACATCTGATATTGTACATCGCAAAGATATTGTCAAGCTGCTGCGTTTTGAGTCTTCCAAGACAGAGGATGGAAAGTATACCTCTTTTGAGGATTATCTATCCAGAATGAAAGAGGAGCAGAAATACATTTATTATATTAACGGTCCCAGCCGTGAATTTATTGAGGCCGGGCCTTATCTGGAAATGTTTAAGGCAAAGGATATTGAGGTTATTTATACCCATGAAGCGGTCGATGATTTTATCATGACTCATGTGGGAGAGTTTGAGGGTAAGAAACTTATTTCTGCTGACCAGTCTGAGTTGGAGCTGCCGGAAACTGAAGCTGAGCTTGAGACAGGGGAAGATGCGCTGGACAGCGATACCATAAAAGCCTTATCGGAATGGTTAAAGCAAGCTCTTGGTGATAAAGTCAGCGAGGTAAGGGAATCAAAACGATTGGTGGACAGCCCGGCTGTTTTATTGAACATGGACGAGTTTATGACCAGCAGTATGCAGCGGGTGATGCAGGCAGTGCATAAGGACTATATGCATATGGGCAAAAAAGCTTTGGAAATTAATCCCGGGCATGAATTAATTAAGAGATTATCAGCACTGCGTGAAAAGGACGAGGAATTTGCCAGGTTGGCTGCTGAGCAAATATATGATAATGCTCTTGTCTCGTCAGGTCTGTTTGTTGACCCTCGCCTGATGGTCAGCCGCATGTACCGTATTCTTGAGAGGGCATTACAGCAATAG
- the purL gene encoding phosphoribosylformylglycinamidine synthase subunit PurL: protein MNIQEVRVTNKFSLPDPRGEEILYEIKNALGINSVQEVRTTRVYRFEGISEDNALYLAKNLLAEEIFQICQVNAPVITGADVWLEVAYQPGVMNPEVASIIKSVKDLGIEDLLAADSSKEYFFWGQDISVDEIKLITDKLLVNATVERVVTVKPETLLISGQPGTTGTIAVRKMNDQELMQLSKDNLFLNLEEMRVIQNYFISIDRDPTDCEIETIAQTWSEHCGHKTFRAKLMVDGKEKKPLLKRLQEATIEAGHPLVLSAFVDNSGVMRFYEGQAICGKVETHNSPSAIEPYGGAMTGSGGVFRDVMGTGQGAKVIASTDMFCFAPPDMPAEVIPAGCLHPHYLLRRVVAGVRDYGNRMGIPTNNGSVHFHPDFRAKPTVIVGAYGLLPAERCQKASPQAGDVALVLGGRTGRDGIHGATFSSAEMTDMTITVNSSAVQIGHAIEEKRTSDAILEASQEGLIRAITDCGAGGYGSALGEMGEKIGVKVFLDRVPLKYPGLNPWEIWLSESQERMVLAVAPENMDRVMAICRNYNVEATAIAEFTGDGRLLVTYNGENVCDLDMEFLHNGLPQRVMQAAWVKEDYEEPQSPDIVFDSAAAGCGEVVNLSNVREKIYQAVMSHLNVCSKEPIVRVYDHGVQGSSVLPPFTGIFQDGPNDATIISPLLDKPYGAIISHGLNPVLNKIHPYHGSLWAAVEAVSNAVAAGANPEDLTLIDNFIWPFPDEESLGALDMSVDACVDFVKVTGMPFISGKDSLSSTYRGKDGTVLKIPPVLCVSVFGRIADVQKTVSSDFKYTGSQIVLLGERRICEMAGSVYYDLAGYTGSNLPKINLEKVNKVFHVLHRAISGGAVPACHDISEGGLAAALAEMCFGGNVGAEISIPAGENPEYFLYNETAGCFMVEIPDGMDAAELFAGIPYYVIGKTVEKLSVEILYEGRELFDVSLSSLKAAWQQPMKGVFRQ, encoded by the coding sequence ATGAATATTCAGGAAGTAAGAGTAACCAATAAGTTTTCCCTGCCAGATCCCAGGGGAGAAGAAATATTATATGAAATAAAGAATGCTCTGGGCATTAATAGTGTACAAGAAGTAAGAACAACCAGGGTTTATCGTTTTGAAGGAATCAGTGAGGACAATGCTTTATACCTGGCTAAGAATCTTTTAGCTGAGGAAATATTTCAAATATGCCAGGTCAATGCCCCTGTTATAACGGGAGCGGACGTATGGCTGGAAGTTGCTTATCAGCCGGGAGTAATGAACCCTGAGGTAGCTTCGATCATCAAATCGGTCAAGGATTTGGGGATTGAAGATTTGCTTGCCGCTGATTCGAGCAAGGAATATTTTTTTTGGGGACAGGATATTAGCGTAGATGAGATTAAGTTAATCACTGATAAGCTGCTGGTTAACGCCACTGTGGAAAGAGTGGTAACTGTAAAACCTGAGACCCTGCTGATTTCGGGTCAACCGGGCACTACCGGGACAATAGCTGTGCGAAAAATGAATGATCAAGAGCTTATGCAGCTCAGCAAGGATAACTTATTTTTGAATCTGGAAGAAATGAGGGTTATCCAGAACTATTTTATTTCTATTGACCGAGATCCCACTGATTGTGAAATCGAAACTATAGCTCAAACCTGGTCAGAGCATTGTGGTCATAAAACTTTCCGGGCCAAGCTGATGGTTGACGGCAAGGAGAAAAAACCATTGCTCAAGCGGTTGCAGGAAGCTACAATAGAGGCCGGGCACCCGCTGGTGCTTTCTGCTTTTGTGGATAACTCCGGAGTTATGCGATTTTATGAAGGTCAGGCCATATGCGGCAAGGTGGAGACACATAATTCACCCTCAGCCATCGAACCCTACGGAGGCGCTATGACCGGCAGCGGGGGAGTGTTCAGGGATGTCATGGGTACCGGACAGGGTGCCAAAGTTATTGCCTCTACGGATATGTTTTGCTTTGCTCCACCCGATATGCCTGCGGAGGTTATTCCTGCCGGTTGTTTGCATCCTCATTATTTGCTGCGCCGTGTAGTGGCAGGTGTGCGTGATTACGGCAATCGGATGGGTATCCCTACGAACAACGGTTCGGTCCATTTTCATCCGGATTTCAGGGCTAAGCCAACAGTGATAGTCGGCGCTTATGGTTTGTTGCCGGCTGAACGCTGTCAAAAGGCCAGTCCCCAGGCGGGAGATGTTGCCCTGGTATTAGGTGGGCGCACCGGTCGTGACGGTATTCACGGGGCAACATTTTCCAGCGCGGAGATGACAGACATGACTATAACTGTAAATTCAAGCGCTGTTCAAATAGGTCATGCAATAGAGGAAAAAAGGACCAGCGATGCTATTTTAGAGGCCTCCCAAGAGGGTTTAATCCGTGCCATAACTGATTGCGGCGCCGGTGGCTACGGCTCTGCATTGGGTGAAATGGGTGAAAAAATTGGGGTTAAGGTATTTTTGGATCGGGTACCTCTTAAATACCCTGGTCTCAACCCCTGGGAAATCTGGTTGTCGGAAAGCCAGGAGCGTATGGTATTGGCTGTAGCGCCCGAGAACATGGACAGGGTTATGGCTATTTGCAGGAATTATAATGTTGAAGCAACTGCCATAGCTGAGTTTACAGGTGACGGACGCTTACTGGTAACCTATAACGGTGAAAATGTTTGCGATCTGGACATGGAATTTCTGCACAACGGGTTGCCCCAACGGGTTATGCAGGCAGCCTGGGTAAAAGAAGATTATGAGGAGCCTCAATCACCGGATATTGTTTTTGATAGTGCTGCTGCCGGCTGCGGAGAGGTTGTCAATCTGAGCAATGTCAGGGAGAAGATTTACCAGGCGGTTATGTCTCACTTGAATGTATGTTCTAAGGAACCAATTGTCAGGGTTTATGATCATGGGGTACAGGGGTCAAGTGTTTTACCGCCCTTTACCGGTATTTTCCAGGATGGGCCGAATGACGCAACTATTATTTCCCCTCTTTTGGATAAGCCCTATGGAGCAATAATCAGCCATGGATTAAATCCCGTTTTAAATAAAATACACCCTTATCACGGCAGCCTATGGGCGGCGGTAGAGGCGGTTTCCAATGCGGTGGCTGCAGGTGCCAACCCCGAAGATTTAACATTGATTGATAACTTTATCTGGCCTTTCCCTGATGAGGAATCTTTGGGCGCTCTGGATATGTCGGTAGACGCCTGCGTGGATTTTGTTAAGGTTACCGGGATGCCTTTTATTTCAGGCAAGGACAGTTTATCCAGCACTTACAGGGGTAAGGACGGGACTGTGTTGAAGATTCCTCCCGTTCTGTGCGTCTCCGTGTTTGGACGCATAGCAGATGTGCAAAAAACAGTTTCTTCGGATTTCAAATATACTGGCAGTCAAATTGTGCTCCTGGGTGAGAGGAGAATTTGCGAGATGGCCGGATCAGTTTATTATGATTTGGCCGGCTACACTGGCAGCAACCTGCCCAAGATTAATTTGGAAAAGGTGAATAAGGTTTTCCATGTACTTCACCGGGCTATTTCCGGCGGTGCAGTGCCGGCCTGCCATGATATCAGTGAAGGGGGCCTGGCGGCGGCTCTGGCTGAAATGTGTTTTGGAGGAAATGTGGGAGCCGAAATTTCAATTCCGGCAGGGGAAAACCCTGAATATTTCTTGTATAACGAGACTGCCGGTTGCTTTATGGTTGAAATTCCTGACGGTATGGACGCTGCCGAACTATTTGCCGGTATTCCTTATTATGTAATAGGAAAAACTGTTGAGAAATTGTCTGTTGAAATCCTTTATGAGGGCAGAGAGCTTTTTGATGTTTCTCTCAGCAGTCTGAAAGCTGCCTGGCAGCAACCTATGAAGGGGGTATTTCGCCAGTGA
- a CDS encoding NAD(P)/FAD-dependent oxidoreductase, with amino-acid sequence MGYDLIVVGGGPAGMLGAAAAAEKGLKVVLLEKNEKLGKKLYITGKGRCNVTNNGDMDDFLRNITTNKKFLYSSLYSFSNQSLIELLHSLGVKTKVERGSRVFPVSDKSSDVIKALSRHLHENHVEVRLNTEVKRVTQEGSCTTGVMLRNGSLVKGQKVLLATGGLSYHQTGSTGDGYRMAGQLGHSVIEPKPALVPLVCREKWAKDLQGLTLKNVSVSAVVNNRAVTEQFGELLFTHFGVSGPVILSISSYLKNYWSQAPVKLWVDLKPALSIEQLDMRLQRDFQTYQSKHLKNALDDLLPQRMIPVIIGLSGLDEHKQINQITRLERDKLAHTFKNITITATGTRPLAEAIVTSGGINTKEINSSTLESKLIKGLYFAGEVIDVDALTGGYNLQIAFSTGYLSGSSAAQN; translated from the coding sequence ATGGGTTACGATCTGATTGTGGTTGGTGGTGGGCCGGCCGGTATGCTTGGAGCTGCAGCGGCTGCTGAGAAAGGACTGAAAGTTGTTCTGCTGGAAAAAAACGAAAAGCTGGGTAAGAAGCTGTATATTACCGGCAAAGGCCGCTGCAACGTGACCAATAACGGTGATATGGATGATTTTTTGCGCAATATTACAACCAATAAGAAGTTTTTATACAGCTCTCTTTATAGCTTCAGCAATCAGAGCTTGATAGAGCTTTTGCATTCTTTGGGAGTTAAAACCAAGGTTGAAAGAGGCAGCCGGGTATTTCCGGTATCTGATAAATCAAGCGATGTGATAAAAGCGCTCAGCAGGCATTTGCACGAAAATCACGTGGAAGTCAGGCTAAATACTGAGGTAAAACGGGTAACTCAAGAAGGAAGCTGTACAACAGGTGTAATGCTGCGAAATGGGAGCCTGGTAAAGGGTCAAAAAGTGCTATTGGCTACCGGCGGTTTATCTTATCACCAGACCGGTTCAACCGGGGACGGCTATAGGATGGCCGGTCAATTAGGGCATTCTGTTATTGAACCAAAGCCTGCTCTGGTTCCTCTGGTGTGCAGAGAAAAATGGGCCAAAGATTTGCAAGGTTTGACCCTGAAGAATGTATCTGTCAGTGCTGTGGTAAACAATCGTGCGGTAACAGAACAGTTCGGAGAACTGCTTTTCACACATTTCGGGGTTTCCGGCCCGGTTATACTGAGTATTAGCAGTTATTTAAAAAATTACTGGTCACAGGCTCCGGTAAAGCTGTGGGTTGATTTAAAACCCGCTCTCTCAATAGAACAACTGGATATGCGGCTGCAGAGGGATTTTCAAACCTATCAGAGCAAGCACCTGAAAAATGCACTGGATGATTTGCTGCCGCAAAGAATGATACCGGTGATTATAGGTTTATCCGGGTTGGATGAACACAAACAAATTAATCAAATTACTAGATTAGAACGTGACAAGCTGGCACATACATTTAAAAATATTACTATTACTGCAACCGGCACCAGACCGCTGGCGGAGGCTATTGTTACAAGCGGCGGCATTAATACTAAAGAAATTAATTCTTCAACTCTGGAATCAAAACTTATTAAAGGCTTATACTTTGCCGGTGAAGTTATCGACGTGGACGCTTTAACCGGAGGTTATAATTTGCAAATAGCTTTCTCTACCGGTTATTTGAGCGGCAGCAGTGCCGCTCAAAATTAA
- the lgt gene encoding prolipoprotein diacylglyceryl transferase has protein sequence MIDPVAVSIGVFPIHWYGVIMALAFLSALIVAYHNAKKAGVNPEHILNIATVAIPSGIIGARLYYVIFQWSQYRENLWEILAVWHGGLAIHGGLLGGITAGYLYVKKQNLSFWGTGDLIAPGIVLAQSIGRWGNFINREAHGGPVSENFINHFPLFIKNQMYINGSYFHPTFLYESLWNFSLFVFLTTRLTRKKFQGEILLIYLGLYSTGRFVIEGLRTDSLMLGHIRVAQLVSLTLIVTAIFLYFYKRFRATKLDV, from the coding sequence ATGATTGATCCTGTGGCCGTTTCTATAGGAGTTTTTCCTATTCACTGGTACGGAGTAATTATGGCTCTGGCCTTTTTAAGCGCATTAATAGTTGCCTATCATAATGCTAAAAAAGCAGGTGTAAATCCTGAACATATCTTAAACATAGCAACCGTAGCAATACCGTCAGGCATTATCGGAGCACGACTGTATTATGTAATTTTTCAATGGAGTCAATACCGGGAAAATTTATGGGAAATACTGGCTGTATGGCATGGAGGGTTGGCTATTCACGGAGGCTTACTGGGAGGCATTACAGCCGGTTATCTTTATGTAAAAAAACAAAACCTAAGCTTCTGGGGTACAGGAGACCTTATCGCACCGGGTATTGTACTGGCACAGAGCATTGGCCGTTGGGGTAATTTTATTAACCGGGAGGCACACGGGGGACCGGTTAGCGAAAACTTCATCAATCATTTCCCATTATTTATTAAAAACCAGATGTATATCAACGGAAGTTATTTTCACCCGACATTTCTCTACGAATCACTGTGGAATTTTAGCCTTTTCGTTTTCCTAACAACCCGTCTGACGCGTAAAAAGTTTCAGGGTGAAATACTCTTAATCTACCTGGGACTGTATTCGACAGGCAGATTTGTTATTGAGGGTTTACGCACAGACAGTTTAATGCTAGGGCATATAAGAGTGGCTCAACTGGTAAGTTTGACACTGATAGTAACTGCGATTTTCTTATATTTTTACAAAAGATTCAGAGCAACAAAACTTGATGTTTAA
- a CDS encoding N-acetyltransferase: MILRKAKISDVEAIHSLVNHFAGKRLMLGRSRAMLYENLREFTVAEKDNIIIGVGALHIIWEDLAEIRALAVSSEYFKQGIGRELVKIFLDEARDLGIVKVFALTYQPGFFKKCGFTDIDKDLLPQKVWKECVNCPEFPNCDEKAVLIELPVKNESK; the protein is encoded by the coding sequence GTGATCCTGAGAAAGGCTAAGATTTCTGATGTGGAGGCTATTCACAGCCTGGTCAATCATTTTGCCGGAAAGAGATTAATGCTGGGCCGCTCGCGGGCTATGCTTTACGAGAATCTGAGGGAATTTACCGTTGCCGAAAAAGATAATATAATCATCGGAGTTGGCGCGCTGCATATAATATGGGAGGATTTAGCCGAGATACGTGCTCTGGCAGTCTCATCCGAGTATTTTAAACAGGGCATAGGGCGTGAGCTGGTTAAAATATTTTTAGATGAAGCACGAGATCTAGGCATAGTCAAGGTATTTGCATTAACCTACCAGCCAGGCTTTTTCAAAAAATGTGGTTTTACGGATATTGACAAGGATTTATTGCCTCAGAAAGTCTGGAAAGAATGTGTTAATTGCCCTGAATTCCCTAATTGTGATGAAAAAGCGGTTCTAATTGAATTGCCCGTAAAAAATGAGAGCAAATAG
- the purQ gene encoding phosphoribosylformylglycinamidine synthase I, with the protein MKPRVCILRTDGTNCDLETYHAFEITGANCRLVHVNQLRNGEQSLSEYQILAVPGGFSYGDDIHSGKVLAVELTSFLKEQMLQFINSDKLILGICNGFQVLVRTGLLPFKNLGNIDAALMENDSGRFECRWVNMGIEKTKCVFTEGMEGKVVNLPAAHGEGKFFSDIDKLKIIESNRQVVFRYVQEAGAVTADYPANPNGSLNSIAGICDDTGRILGLMPHPERFVKLTQHPNWRRLKKGEADGLAIFHNAVKYFQAN; encoded by the coding sequence GTGAAACCCAGAGTTTGTATTTTAAGAACCGACGGAACCAATTGCGATTTGGAAACATATCATGCTTTTGAAATAACGGGAGCTAATTGCCGTCTGGTGCATGTTAATCAACTCAGAAACGGTGAGCAATCACTCTCGGAATATCAAATTCTGGCAGTACCAGGCGGTTTTTCTTACGGTGACGACATTCACTCAGGAAAAGTGCTGGCTGTAGAGCTAACTTCTTTCTTAAAGGAGCAAATGCTGCAGTTTATAAACTCTGATAAACTTATTCTGGGTATATGTAATGGTTTTCAAGTTTTGGTAAGAACTGGACTTTTGCCTTTTAAAAACCTGGGCAACATAGATGCAGCATTGATGGAAAATGATAGCGGTCGTTTTGAGTGCAGGTGGGTTAATATGGGCATAGAAAAGACTAAGTGCGTTTTTACTGAAGGAATGGAAGGAAAGGTTGTCAACCTTCCGGCTGCCCACGGAGAAGGCAAGTTCTTTTCCGATATAGATAAGTTAAAAATTATAGAATCTAATCGGCAAGTGGTTTTTCGCTATGTTCAGGAAGCAGGTGCAGTCACTGCTGATTATCCTGCCAACCCCAACGGTTCACTCAACTCCATTGCCGGTATATGTGACGATACAGGCAGAATACTCGGACTTATGCCGCACCCTGAAAGGTTTGTTAAATTAACCCAGCATCCTAACTGGCGTAGGCTAAAGAAGGGGGAGGCAGACGGTTTGGCAATTTTTCATAACGCAGTGAAGTATTTTCAAGCAAATTAG
- the spoVAE gene encoding stage V sporulation protein AE, which translates to MIFVWAFLIGGLICVIGQLLMDVARLTPAHTMTLLVVSGAVLGGLGLYEPLVEFAGAGATVPITSFGNSLVHGALTEAKTTGMVGILTGIFEVTSAGISAAIIFGFMGALIFRPKG; encoded by the coding sequence TTGATATTTGTTTGGGCTTTTTTAATCGGTGGTTTGATTTGTGTTATAGGTCAGTTGCTGATGGATGTGGCCAGGCTCACTCCGGCTCACACCATGACACTTCTGGTGGTATCAGGGGCTGTGCTGGGTGGTCTGGGGTTGTACGAACCTCTGGTTGAATTTGCCGGTGCCGGTGCTACTGTGCCAATAACCAGTTTTGGCAATTCTCTGGTTCACGGCGCTTTGACGGAGGCTAAAACTACCGGTATGGTAGGGATATTAACCGGGATATTTGAAGTTACCAGTGCCGGTATTTCAGCTGCAATTATTTTTGGTTTCATGGGCGCGCTGATTTTTAGGCCTAAAGGTTGA
- the spoVAD gene encoding stage V sporulation protein AD, whose protein sequence is MLRGHQTWVFSSKPCIIASSAIGGPFEAQGALSGDFDILHDDLWLGQTTYEKAEKKLLEDACETAIQKAGLKKEDIQFFLCGDLMNQIVSSSFAARTLGIPFFGLYGACSSSMEGLALAALLLDSKAAKYVLCATASHNASVEKQFRYPTEYGSQKPPTAQWTVTGAGAAILAPKGQGPRVKAATIGRVVDMGITDPFNMGAAMAPAAVDTLEAHFRDTGLGFDNYDLIATGDLGRVGNTIAVDLLKKHGLPVPQDKFTDCGLLIYKEDQPVMAGGSGCACAATVTYGHIFNRMKKGELKKVLIAATGALLSPLTFQQNESIPGICYAVSFEYDGEG, encoded by the coding sequence ATGCTGCGCGGACATCAAACCTGGGTATTTTCCAGTAAACCTTGCATTATTGCTTCAAGCGCTATAGGTGGGCCTTTTGAGGCACAGGGGGCTCTGTCCGGTGATTTTGATATTTTGCACGATGACCTGTGGCTGGGCCAGACGACTTACGAAAAAGCTGAAAAAAAATTGTTGGAAGATGCCTGTGAAACGGCTATTCAAAAAGCCGGTTTAAAAAAAGAAGATATTCAGTTTTTTCTTTGCGGGGATTTAATGAACCAAATAGTATCCAGCAGCTTTGCAGCCAGAACCTTGGGCATACCGTTTTTCGGTCTTTACGGCGCCTGCTCTTCTTCCATGGAAGGCCTTGCTCTGGCAGCTTTGCTGCTAGACAGTAAAGCTGCCAAATATGTATTGTGTGCTACCGCCAGTCATAATGCTTCTGTGGAAAAACAATTTCGCTACCCTACTGAATACGGTTCTCAAAAACCACCTACAGCCCAGTGGACGGTGACAGGGGCAGGTGCCGCTATTCTGGCTCCAAAGGGCCAGGGACCGAGAGTCAAGGCTGCTACTATTGGCAGAGTAGTAGATATGGGCATAACTGATCCTTTTAATATGGGTGCTGCCATGGCGCCTGCTGCGGTTGACACTTTGGAGGCTCATTTCAGGGATACGGGTCTTGGGTTTGATAATTATGATCTTATTGCTACAGGCGATTTAGGCAGAGTTGGCAATACCATTGCTGTTGATTTACTTAAAAAACATGGTTTACCTGTACCGCAGGATAAATTTACTGACTGTGGTTTGCTCATATACAAGGAAGACCAGCCGGTAATGGCGGGAGGCAGTGGCTGTGCCTGTGCTGCAACAGTTACATATGGCCATATTTTTAACCGGATGAAAAAAGGTGAACTGAAAAAAGTTTTGATTGCCGCTACAGGCGCTCTTTTGTCTCCTCTAACCTTCCAGCAAAATGAGAGTATTCCCGGTATTTGTTACGCAGTCAGCTTTGAATATGATGGGGAAGGATGA